A genomic region of Micromonospora sp. NBC_01796 contains the following coding sequences:
- a CDS encoding alpha/beta hydrolase yields the protein MKTKEAQTVNSISSRILTVSLTLAGVKRWQFAPKRFIGASAPPRDPNGHRPPILRHVTVERQDFENWPTYVVTPVSGGDAGQILYLHGGAYATEIGAGHWNLVARLAERTNRTVTVPIYPLTPEYGHRDVFPTLQRLYRRVAALGAADRLAVVGDSAGAGMALALVQSLPVGEARPGDLVLLSPWLDATMTNPDIPAIAPRDPLLKPAHLRSLGHLYALPDLPSVAEVSPINGPLRDLGRVTLFTGTRDVLNPDARRLRQLAADQGTDIVLREYPGMLHDWVLTPIPEARRVIAEIAEVLGQPQPAGTPAIPAAPVELRS from the coding sequence GTGAAGACGAAGGAAGCGCAGACCGTGAACAGCATCAGCAGTCGCATCCTCACCGTTTCGCTGACCCTGGCCGGCGTGAAGCGGTGGCAGTTCGCGCCCAAGCGATTCATCGGTGCCTCGGCCCCGCCGAGAGACCCGAACGGACACCGTCCACCGATCCTGCGGCACGTCACGGTGGAGCGGCAGGACTTCGAGAACTGGCCGACGTACGTGGTCACGCCGGTCTCCGGTGGCGACGCCGGGCAGATCCTCTACCTGCACGGCGGCGCGTACGCGACCGAGATCGGCGCCGGGCACTGGAACCTCGTCGCCCGGCTCGCCGAGCGGACCAACCGCACCGTCACCGTGCCGATCTACCCACTGACCCCCGAGTACGGTCACCGGGACGTGTTCCCGACCCTCCAACGCCTCTACCGGCGGGTCGCGGCGCTCGGGGCGGCGGACCGGCTCGCGGTGGTCGGCGACTCGGCCGGCGCCGGCATGGCGCTCGCGCTGGTGCAGTCGCTGCCGGTGGGCGAAGCCCGACCCGGCGACCTGGTCCTGCTCTCGCCCTGGCTCGACGCGACCATGACCAACCCGGACATCCCCGCGATCGCGCCCCGCGACCCGCTCCTGAAACCCGCCCACCTCAGGTCCCTGGGGCACCTGTACGCCCTGCCGGACCTGCCCTCGGTGGCCGAGGTCAGCCCGATCAACGGTCCGCTGCGCGACCTCGGCCGGGTGACCCTGTTCACCGGCACCAGGGACGTGCTCAACCCGGACGCCCGGCGGCTGCGGCAACTCGCCGCCGACCAGGGCACCGACATCGTCCTGCGCGAGTACCCGGGCATGCTGCACGACTGGGTGCTCACCCCGATACCCGAGGCCAGGCGGGTCATCGCGGAGATCGCCGAGGTGCTGGGGCAGCCCCAGCCCGCCGGGACCCCGGCCATTCCGGCGGCCCCGGTCGAACTCCGGTCCTGA
- a CDS encoding DEAD/DEAH box helicase, whose amino-acid sequence MSSETVQPDPATPVDGVGDDDGSGTFADLGLRAELLGALSALGYEEPTAIQRETIPPLLAGQDLLGQAATGTGKTAAFALPLLHRMPADRRSGDPVALVLVPTRELAVQVSEAVHRYGRELGVRVLPIYGGQPIGRQLRVLDGGVDVVVATPGRALDHIARGTLRLGELATVVLDEADEMLDMGFAEDIEAILAQTPEQRQTVLFSATMPARIDGMARQHLRTPVRIEIGRASTPTGTAPLVRQTAYVVARAHKPAALGRVLDAESPTAAIVFCRSREEVDRLTETMNGRGYRAEALHGGMSQEQRDRVMGRLRTGTADLLVATDVAARGLDIEQLTHVFNYDVPSAPESYVHRIGRVGRAGRQGVAITLAEPREHRMLKTIERVTGQRISIDRVPTVADMRTRRLELTRAALQESLLEDDLEQFRVIVETLTDEFDVMEVALAAVKLAHEASGVPVDDEEIPQVTLRGERDGRTSRDSRGRDGQRAARPRQGNMTCLFIGVGRRSGIRPQDLVGAITGETRVSGREIGSIEIADRFSLVEVPQAAADEVITRLRGTTIKGRKATVRRDREGSRE is encoded by the coding sequence ATGAGTTCCGAGACCGTACAGCCCGATCCAGCAACCCCCGTCGATGGCGTTGGCGACGACGACGGGTCCGGCACCTTCGCCGACCTCGGGTTGCGGGCCGAGCTGCTGGGCGCGCTGAGCGCCCTCGGCTACGAGGAACCGACCGCGATCCAGCGGGAGACGATCCCGCCGCTGCTGGCCGGGCAGGACCTGCTCGGCCAGGCGGCCACCGGTACCGGGAAGACGGCCGCCTTCGCGCTCCCGCTGCTGCACCGGATGCCGGCGGACCGCCGCTCCGGTGACCCGGTGGCGCTGGTCCTGGTGCCGACCCGCGAACTGGCCGTGCAGGTCTCCGAGGCGGTGCACCGCTACGGCCGGGAACTCGGCGTCCGGGTGCTGCCCATCTACGGTGGCCAGCCGATCGGCCGGCAGCTTCGGGTCCTCGACGGCGGGGTGGACGTGGTCGTCGCCACTCCGGGCCGGGCGCTGGACCACATCGCCCGGGGCACGCTGCGGCTCGGAGAGCTCGCCACGGTGGTGCTGGACGAGGCGGACGAGATGCTCGACATGGGCTTCGCCGAGGACATCGAGGCGATCCTGGCGCAGACTCCGGAGCAACGGCAGACGGTGCTGTTCTCGGCCACCATGCCGGCCCGGATCGACGGCATGGCCCGCCAGCACCTGCGGACCCCGGTACGGATCGAGATCGGCCGGGCGTCGACGCCGACCGGCACCGCGCCGCTGGTCCGGCAGACCGCGTACGTGGTGGCGCGGGCGCACAAGCCGGCGGCGCTGGGACGGGTGCTGGACGCCGAGTCGCCCACCGCCGCGATCGTCTTCTGCCGCAGCCGGGAAGAGGTGGACCGGCTCACCGAGACGATGAACGGGCGGGGTTACCGCGCCGAGGCGCTGCACGGCGGGATGAGCCAGGAGCAGCGCGACCGGGTGATGGGGCGGCTGCGTACCGGGACCGCGGATCTTCTGGTCGCCACCGACGTGGCCGCCCGTGGGCTGGACATCGAGCAGCTCACGCACGTGTTCAACTACGACGTCCCGTCTGCGCCGGAGTCGTACGTGCACCGGATCGGGCGGGTCGGTCGGGCCGGCCGGCAAGGTGTGGCGATCACCCTCGCGGAGCCGCGTGAGCACCGGATGCTCAAGACCATCGAGCGGGTCACCGGCCAGCGGATCTCGATCGACCGGGTACCGACGGTCGCGGACATGCGTACCCGACGGTTGGAGCTGACCCGGGCGGCCCTGCAGGAGAGTCTGCTGGAGGACGACCTGGAGCAGTTCCGGGTGATCGTGGAGACGCTGACCGACGAGTTCGACGTGATGGAGGTGGCGCTGGCGGCGGTGAAGCTGGCCCACGAGGCGTCCGGAGTGCCGGTCGACGACGAGGAGATCCCGCAGGTCACGCTCCGGGGCGAACGGGACGGCCGGACGTCGCGGGACAGTCGCGGGCGGGACGGCCAGCGTGCCGCGCGACCCCGCCAGGGCAACATGACCTGCCTGTTCATCGGGGTGGGGCGGCGGTCCGGCATCCGGCCGCAGGACCTGGTCGGTGCGATCACCGGCGAGACCCGGGTGAGCGGGCGGGAGATCGGCTCGATCGAGATCGCCGACCGGTTCTCGCTGGTCGAGGTGCCGCAGGCGGCAGCCGACGAGGTGATCACCCGGCTGCGCGGTACCACCATCAAGGGCCGCAAGGCGACCGTACGCCGGGACCGGGAGGGCAGCCGCGAGTAG
- a CDS encoding M20/M25/M40 family metallo-hydrolase: MASDESHGPQPTKPTRRTFLSAATVTAAAAVTVPLVADPAAAGGHGGEDGPGRPVRPQSPDRELRRLLEEVDQRRIEAIVRRLAAFGTRHTLSSQDDPQRGIGAARDWIHQQLQSYVAGSGGRLTVELQSYIQQPASRIPVPTRITNVVATLRGTTSPDRVYVITGHYDSRCTDVMDFTSDAPGADDDASGVAVLMELARVMSTRPLEATVVFAAVAGEEQNLYGSTYLAQQYKAAATDIQGMFSNDIVGSSRADDGTRDPKSVRLFAEGVPTSETPGQASTRQSVGGENDSPSRQLARFVSDVADNSATGMNVRVIYRRDRYLRGSDHIAFLREGWPAGRFTEPNEDFAHQHQDVRVVDGKQFGDLPEFCDFGYITRVARVNGAVLWSLAQAPGTPKRATIVTTNLTNDTELRWERGTEPDLAGYEVLWRETTEPEWTHAIEVGDVTTVTVDLSKDNVFFGIRAVDRAGHRSPVAFPQPGS, translated from the coding sequence ATGGCATCTGACGAGTCACACGGCCCACAGCCCACGAAGCCGACCCGCCGTACCTTCCTCTCCGCCGCCACCGTCACCGCCGCCGCGGCGGTGACGGTGCCACTGGTCGCCGACCCCGCCGCCGCTGGCGGTCACGGCGGGGAGGACGGCCCCGGCCGACCGGTCCGGCCGCAGTCCCCCGACCGGGAGTTGCGGCGGCTGCTGGAGGAGGTCGACCAGCGGCGGATCGAGGCGATCGTGCGTCGGCTGGCCGCGTTCGGCACCCGGCACACCCTGTCGAGCCAGGATGATCCGCAGCGTGGGATCGGTGCCGCCCGGGACTGGATCCACCAGCAGTTGCAGAGCTACGTGGCGGGCTCCGGGGGCCGGCTGACGGTCGAGTTGCAGTCGTACATCCAGCAGCCGGCGTCCCGGATCCCGGTGCCGACCCGGATCACCAACGTGGTCGCGACCCTGCGCGGCACCACCTCCCCGGACCGGGTGTACGTGATCACGGGTCACTACGACTCCCGGTGCACCGACGTCATGGACTTCACCAGTGACGCCCCGGGCGCGGACGACGACGCCTCCGGGGTGGCGGTACTGATGGAACTGGCCCGGGTGATGTCCACCCGGCCGCTGGAGGCGACCGTCGTCTTCGCCGCCGTCGCCGGCGAGGAGCAGAACCTGTACGGGTCGACCTACCTCGCCCAGCAGTACAAGGCCGCCGCCACCGACATCCAGGGCATGTTCAGCAACGACATCGTCGGCAGCAGCCGGGCCGACGACGGCACCCGCGACCCGAAGTCGGTACGCCTGTTCGCGGAGGGGGTGCCGACCTCGGAAACCCCGGGGCAGGCGAGCACCCGGCAGTCGGTCGGCGGGGAGAACGACTCGCCGTCGCGGCAGCTCGCCCGGTTCGTCAGCGACGTGGCGGACAACAGCGCCACCGGGATGAACGTACGGGTGATCTACCGGCGGGACCGCTACCTGCGCGGCAGCGACCACATCGCGTTCCTGCGGGAGGGCTGGCCGGCGGGCCGGTTCACCGAGCCGAACGAGGACTTCGCCCACCAGCACCAGGACGTACGGGTGGTGGACGGCAAGCAGTTCGGTGACCTGCCGGAGTTCTGCGACTTCGGTTACATCACCCGGGTGGCCCGGGTGAACGGCGCGGTGCTGTGGTCACTGGCCCAGGCCCCCGGTACGCCGAAGCGGGCGACGATCGTGACCACCAACCTGACCAACGACACCGAACTGCGCTGGGAGCGCGGTACGGAGCCGGACCTGGCCGGTTACGAGGTGCTCTGGCGGGAGACGACCGAGCCGGAGTGGACGCACGCGATCGAGGTCGGCGACGTCACCACGGTGACCGTCGACCTGTCCAAGGACAACGTCTTCTTCGGCATCCGGGCGGTGGACCGGGCCGGACACCGCAGCCCGGTCGCCTTCCCCCAGCCCGGAAGCTGA
- a CDS encoding NAD(P)/FAD-dependent oxidoreductase — translation MTTPRVVIVGAGFAGYHAAKRLSRLARGRADITLINSTDYFLYLPLLPEVAAGVLEPTRITVPLTGTLPGVRVIVGEVDRVDLRGRRVGFTPPEGDHQELGYDRLVLSVGSVNKLLPIPGVTEHAHGFRGMPEAVFLHDHVVRQIELADATDDARERVARSTFVVVGAGYTGTEVAAHGQLFTDRLTAQRPGFDVRPRWMLLDVADRVLPELAERMSVTAQRVLDNRGIDVRMGTSVKEATADGVRLSDGEYVPTRSLIWCVGVRPDPLVADLGLSTERGRLTVDEFLGVPGFPEVYACGDAAAVPDLTRPGQVTPMTAQHAERQGKLVAHNIAASYGRGRRRAYKHHDLGFVVDLGGKDAAANPLQVPLSGLVAKAVTRGYHLLALPSNRARVGVDWLLDAILSRPSVQLGLVAPNAVPLESSSPEMPTRVGSR, via the coding sequence ATGACCACACCGCGTGTCGTGATCGTCGGGGCCGGTTTCGCCGGGTACCACGCGGCGAAACGGCTGTCCCGGCTCGCCCGGGGACGGGCCGACATCACCCTGATCAACTCGACCGACTACTTCCTCTACCTGCCCCTGCTGCCGGAGGTCGCGGCCGGTGTGCTGGAGCCGACCCGGATCACCGTCCCGCTGACCGGCACGCTGCCGGGCGTACGGGTGATCGTCGGCGAGGTGGACCGGGTGGACCTGCGCGGCCGGCGGGTGGGTTTCACCCCGCCCGAGGGGGACCACCAGGAGCTGGGCTACGACCGTCTGGTGCTGTCCGTCGGAAGCGTCAACAAGCTGCTGCCCATACCCGGCGTGACCGAGCACGCGCACGGCTTCCGGGGCATGCCCGAGGCGGTCTTCCTGCACGACCACGTGGTCCGCCAGATCGAGCTGGCGGATGCCACGGACGACGCACGGGAGCGGGTCGCGCGCAGTACGTTCGTGGTCGTCGGTGCCGGCTACACCGGGACCGAGGTGGCCGCGCACGGGCAGCTCTTCACCGACCGGCTGACCGCCCAGCGTCCCGGATTCGACGTCCGGCCCCGGTGGATGCTGCTCGACGTCGCCGACCGGGTGCTGCCCGAACTGGCCGAGCGGATGTCGGTGACCGCGCAGCGGGTCCTCGACAACCGTGGGATAGACGTACGGATGGGCACCTCGGTCAAGGAGGCGACCGCGGACGGGGTACGGCTCAGCGACGGCGAGTACGTACCGACCCGGTCGCTGATCTGGTGCGTCGGCGTACGCCCGGATCCGCTCGTCGCCGACCTGGGGCTCTCCACCGAGCGGGGCCGGCTGACCGTGGACGAGTTCCTCGGCGTACCCGGCTTCCCCGAGGTGTACGCCTGCGGCGACGCCGCCGCGGTGCCCGACCTGACCCGCCCCGGCCAGGTCACCCCGATGACCGCCCAGCATGCCGAGCGGCAGGGCAAGCTCGTGGCGCACAACATCGCGGCCTCGTACGGGCGTGGTCGACGGCGCGCGTACAAGCACCATGACCTCGGCTTCGTGGTGGACCTCGGCGGTAAGGACGCCGCTGCGAACCCGTTGCAGGTGCCGCTGTCCGGGCTGGTGGCGAAGGCGGTCACCCGTGGCTACCACCTGCTGGCCCTGCCGAGCAACCGGGCACGGGTGGGGGTGGACTGGCTGCTCGACGCGATCCTGTCCCGGCCATCGGTGCAACTCGGCCTGGTCGCCCCGAACGCCGTACCGCTGGAGAGTTCCTCACCGGAGATGCCCACCCGGGTCGGTTCCCGCTGA
- a CDS encoding spermidine synthase, whose protein sequence is MTTEPRTPAAGARTATTELLIDRVRPNGRILLVDGVPQSYVDLVDPTYLHFDYVRRMASVVDAAAARGAALRVLHLGGGGLTLPRYVAATRPDSVQVVVERDAALVDLVRRELPLPAGDLRVRVADARAALEAEDDGRFDLVLADVYQAAQMPEHVASAEFAAQAARVLRPDGIYLVNLTDLPLLAFSRVQASTLRVAFADVAVIASRAMLRGRRYGNVVLAAAREPDRLPVARLVSLAARDRVPGGVLHGASLDRFVAGTRPATDATGNRAVT, encoded by the coding sequence GTGACGACCGAACCGCGGACACCGGCCGCCGGGGCCCGGACCGCGACGACGGAACTCCTGATCGACCGGGTGCGCCCGAACGGGCGGATTCTGCTCGTCGACGGCGTACCCCAGTCGTACGTCGACCTGGTCGATCCGACGTACCTGCACTTCGACTACGTCCGGCGGATGGCCTCGGTGGTGGACGCGGCAGCGGCCAGGGGTGCCGCCCTGCGGGTGCTCCACCTCGGTGGCGGTGGCCTCACTCTGCCGCGTTACGTCGCGGCGACCCGCCCGGACTCGGTCCAGGTGGTGGTGGAACGCGACGCCGCCCTGGTCGACCTGGTCCGGCGCGAGCTGCCGCTGCCCGCCGGTGACCTACGGGTACGGGTTGCCGACGCACGTGCCGCCCTGGAGGCCGAGGACGACGGCCGGTTCGACCTCGTCCTCGCCGACGTCTACCAGGCGGCGCAGATGCCCGAACACGTGGCGAGCGCCGAGTTCGCGGCACAGGCCGCGCGGGTGCTCCGCCCGGACGGCATCTACCTGGTGAACCTGACCGACCTGCCGCTGCTGGCGTTCTCCCGGGTCCAGGCGTCCACCCTGCGGGTCGCCTTCGCCGACGTCGCCGTCATCGCCAGCCGGGCGATGCTGCGCGGACGCCGCTACGGCAACGTGGTGCTGGCCGCCGCCCGCGAGCCGGACCGGCTGCCGGTGGCCCGGCTGGTGAGCCTGGCGGCGCGGGACCGGGTGCCGGGCGGTGTCCTGCACGGCGCGTCGCTGGACCGGTTCGTCGCCGGCACCCGCCCCGCCACCGACGCGACCGGCAACCGTGCCGTGACCTGA
- a CDS encoding ROK family transcriptional regulator, which translates to MSTAPRFGQVRPAYAPSDQLSLRRANLSRTLGHLRIHGPRSRAAIAAGTGLHKATVSSLVDELLARRLVRETGLEYSGAAGRPGRAVALDGAGVGALGVAINVDYLGVHGTDLAGRPLVERRIPFDATRGGPDRCVAALTEVTRDALRDLEHLGATPVGVTVAVPGLVDVGRGTVVLAPNLDWHDLPLAARLTAALPTGLRVVVDNDANLAALAEHTYGVAAGSRDLVYLTGEVGVGGGVISDGRLLRGNDGFSGEVGHLPVDPGGRRCGCGRTGCWETKVGLAELVRAITPDRAYGLDPGPLRVPEERVAELHRRLVADDPVALSAVAEVGRWLGLGGAILVNLVNPRVLVLGGYFATLADWLIPAARAELDRLAVAGPAAHCRFVASDLGFTAAARGAAGVVVDRVIADPTSVGNPRSGVPRGTPARTP; encoded by the coding sequence ATGTCCACTGCACCGCGCTTCGGTCAGGTCCGACCGGCGTACGCGCCCAGCGACCAGCTCTCGCTACGCCGCGCCAACCTGTCCCGGACGCTCGGTCATCTCCGGATCCACGGCCCCCGCTCGCGCGCCGCCATCGCGGCCGGCACCGGTCTGCACAAGGCGACCGTGTCCAGCCTGGTCGACGAGCTGCTGGCCCGCCGGCTGGTACGGGAAACCGGGCTGGAGTACTCCGGCGCCGCCGGTCGACCCGGTCGGGCGGTCGCCCTCGACGGGGCCGGCGTCGGTGCCCTCGGAGTCGCGATCAACGTCGACTACCTCGGCGTACACGGCACCGACCTGGCCGGTCGGCCGCTGGTCGAGCGCCGGATCCCGTTCGACGCCACCCGGGGCGGACCGGACCGGTGCGTGGCCGCACTCACCGAGGTCACCCGGGACGCGCTGCGCGACCTCGAACACCTCGGTGCCACACCGGTCGGCGTCACCGTGGCGGTACCGGGGCTGGTCGACGTCGGCCGGGGCACGGTCGTCCTCGCGCCCAACCTCGACTGGCACGACCTACCGCTGGCGGCGCGGCTGACCGCGGCCCTCCCGACCGGCCTGCGGGTGGTGGTCGACAACGACGCCAACCTCGCCGCGCTGGCCGAACACACCTACGGAGTGGCCGCCGGCAGCCGTGACCTGGTCTACCTGACCGGCGAGGTCGGCGTGGGCGGTGGCGTGATCTCCGACGGCCGGCTGCTGCGCGGCAACGACGGCTTTTCGGGGGAGGTGGGTCACCTGCCCGTGGATCCCGGCGGGCGTCGCTGTGGCTGCGGCCGGACCGGCTGTTGGGAGACCAAGGTCGGACTCGCCGAACTCGTCCGTGCGATCACCCCGGACCGGGCGTACGGGCTGGACCCGGGACCGCTGCGGGTGCCCGAGGAGCGGGTCGCCGAACTGCACCGGCGACTCGTCGCCGACGACCCGGTGGCGCTGTCCGCGGTGGCCGAGGTCGGCCGCTGGCTCGGGCTCGGCGGCGCGATCCTGGTCAACCTGGTCAACCCGCGGGTGCTCGTGCTCGGCGGATACTTCGCCACGCTGGCCGACTGGCTGATCCCCGCCGCCCGCGCCGAACTCGACCGACTCGCCGTCGCCGGCCCGGCCGCGCACTGCCGGTTCGTCGCCTCCGACCTCGGCTTCACCGCCGCCGCGAGAGGCGCGGCCGGTGTGGTCGTCGACCGGGTGATTGCCGACCCGACCTCGGTGGGTAATCCCCGAAGCGGCGTGCCCCGTGGCACACCGGCCCGTACCCCCTAG
- a CDS encoding ThuA domain-containing protein yields MKLPIRRALAVAASGVLLAGTAVAATAGPAQAADPAYQVLVFSKTAGFRHDAIPVGIQAIRDLGAANNFTVTATEDAAQFTTSSLARFRTVVFLNTTGDVLNATQQTAFESYVNGGGGFVGVHSAADTEYDWPYYGQLVGAWFASHPAIQQANVNVEDRTHAATAHLPQTWTRTDEWYNYRTNPRAQVRVLASLTESSYSGGSMGDHPIAWCHPQSSGRAFYTGFGHTQASYADSAFRAHLLGGIRYAAGWAPAACTPGGGGGGGSVTVEAEAFSSQSGVQVVGKGGASGGATVGYIENGDWTGYASVSTAGRTGFSARISSAGAGGTLQVRSGSSTGTLLGSVAVPNTGGWETFRTVTTTLTATASGPLFLRFTGGSGSLFDVDSVTLTGGS; encoded by the coding sequence ATGAAACTCCCGATCCGTCGCGCGCTGGCGGTCGCCGCATCCGGCGTGCTGCTCGCCGGCACGGCCGTCGCCGCCACCGCCGGCCCGGCCCAGGCCGCCGACCCGGCGTACCAGGTCCTCGTCTTCTCCAAGACGGCCGGGTTCCGCCACGACGCCATCCCCGTCGGTATCCAGGCCATCCGTGACCTCGGTGCGGCGAACAACTTCACCGTCACCGCCACCGAGGACGCCGCCCAGTTCACCACGTCGAGCCTGGCCCGGTTCCGTACCGTGGTCTTCCTCAACACCACCGGGGACGTACTCAACGCCACCCAGCAGACCGCCTTCGAGTCGTACGTCAACGGCGGCGGTGGCTTCGTCGGTGTGCACTCGGCCGCCGACACCGAGTACGACTGGCCGTACTACGGCCAACTCGTCGGCGCCTGGTTCGCCTCCCACCCGGCGATCCAGCAGGCGAACGTGAACGTGGAGGACCGCACCCACGCCGCCACCGCCCACCTGCCGCAGACCTGGACCCGCACCGACGAGTGGTACAACTACCGCACCAACCCCCGCGCCCAGGTGCGGGTGCTGGCCAGCCTGACGGAGTCCAGCTACTCCGGCGGGTCGATGGGCGACCACCCGATCGCCTGGTGCCACCCGCAGTCGAGCGGACGGGCGTTCTACACCGGCTTCGGGCACACCCAGGCCTCGTACGCCGACAGCGCGTTCCGCGCGCACCTGCTCGGCGGCATCCGGTACGCGGCGGGCTGGGCCCCGGCCGCCTGTACGCCCGGCGGTGGCGGTGGCGGCGGTTCGGTCACCGTGGAGGCCGAGGCGTTCAGCTCGCAGTCCGGTGTCCAGGTGGTCGGCAAGGGCGGGGCCAGTGGCGGCGCGACCGTCGGCTACATCGAGAACGGCGACTGGACCGGGTACGCGTCGGTGAGCACCGCCGGACGTACCGGTTTCTCGGCCCGGATCTCCTCGGCCGGCGCCGGTGGCACGCTCCAGGTCCGTTCCGGTTCGTCCACCGGCACCCTGCTCGGCTCGGTGGCGGTGCCGAACACCGGTGGTTGGGAGACCTTCCGTACGGTCACCACCACCCTGACCGCGACGGCCAGCGGCCCGCTGTTCCTGCGTTTCACCGGCGGTTCCGGTTCCCTGTTCGACGTCGACTCGGTGACCCTCACCGGCGGTAGCTGA
- a CDS encoding DUF2267 domain-containing protein, whose product MSGKQMEGDNQRRRALARQARQRGQRPSGAGFTLGSSKQLESLDQARRDGPPEAGSRKPAADRAGLEPASVPSTAPPAWPLPDPDSPTGGAEVTVIQYRDLVTDVGRRAGVDFDQARSAAEATVLALAEALGDADRERLLAAVPNELHNGLSGTAARRHDLGGFLAEVARLSQRTPEQARYQAQATLSALADRDRELVESLDLPIDLRDLLGPPPAGGGVVSPHGQTAPLTDDELRAALAALPYWSGDRRSLTRTIELPPENLDRVLGRLAALRPENGRGPRIGRESPSTAVIVVRTARVDAVTALDIDLARQVDDAIDEAGAGLS is encoded by the coding sequence ATGAGCGGAAAGCAGATGGAGGGCGACAACCAACGGCGCCGCGCGCTCGCTCGACAGGCACGTCAGCGCGGGCAGCGGCCGAGCGGCGCGGGATTCACGCTCGGCTCGTCGAAGCAGCTCGAGAGCCTGGACCAGGCCCGCCGCGACGGTCCGCCGGAGGCCGGCTCCCGTAAGCCGGCCGCGGACCGGGCCGGTCTCGAACCCGCCTCGGTGCCGTCGACCGCCCCACCTGCGTGGCCGCTGCCGGACCCGGACAGCCCCACCGGCGGCGCCGAGGTCACGGTGATCCAGTACCGGGACCTGGTGACCGACGTCGGCCGTCGGGCGGGGGTCGACTTCGACCAGGCCCGCAGCGCCGCGGAGGCGACCGTGCTGGCGTTGGCCGAGGCCCTGGGTGACGCGGACCGGGAACGGCTGCTGGCCGCGGTGCCGAACGAGTTGCACAACGGACTGTCGGGCACCGCCGCACGCCGGCACGACCTGGGCGGCTTCCTGGCCGAGGTGGCCCGGCTCAGCCAGCGGACCCCGGAACAGGCTCGCTACCAGGCCCAGGCGACGTTGAGCGCGTTGGCCGACCGGGACCGGGAGCTGGTCGAGTCCCTGGACCTGCCGATCGACCTGCGGGACCTGCTCGGCCCGCCACCGGCCGGTGGTGGTGTGGTCAGCCCGCACGGCCAGACCGCCCCGCTCACCGACGACGAGCTACGCGCCGCCCTCGCCGCCCTGCCGTACTGGTCGGGTGACCGGCGGTCGCTGACCCGGACCATCGAGCTGCCGCCGGAGAACCTCGATCGGGTACTGGGGCGGCTGGCCGCCCTGCGCCCGGAGAACGGCCGGGGGCCGCGGATCGGCCGGGAGAGCCCGTCCACGGCGGTCATCGTGGTCCGTACCGCGCGGGTCGACGCGGTGACCGCGCTCGACATCGACCTCGCCCGGCAGGTGGACGACGCCATCGACGAGGCCGGCGCCGGGCTGAGTTGA
- a CDS encoding aldo/keto reductase, which yields MGIPTLTLPSGEVISALGQGTRGLAGDPSRRDEEIEALRVGIDLGLTVIDTADTYRDGGTEELVAEAIADRRDSVFLISKVAASDDRNDTLAACEQSLNRLGTDRIDLYLLHWRDSGPLDETVQAFTSLMTQGLIRHWGVSNFDLPDLVELTSIAGGTAIETNQVPYNLGRRGIEADLLPLCREAGVPVMAYAPFGPDGMLDHPALALVAARHGATAAQVGLAWLLRQDMLCTIPRASTPDHVRENRAAADLLLTDDDLLELDLAFPPPTGPEPLRIP from the coding sequence ATGGGAATCCCGACACTCACCCTTCCGTCCGGCGAGGTGATCTCGGCACTCGGGCAGGGCACCCGGGGACTGGCCGGCGACCCGAGCCGGCGCGACGAGGAGATCGAGGCGCTCCGGGTCGGCATCGACCTCGGCCTGACCGTGATCGACACCGCCGACACCTACCGCGACGGCGGCACCGAGGAACTGGTCGCCGAGGCCATCGCGGACCGGCGCGACAGCGTCTTCCTGATCAGCAAGGTGGCTGCGTCCGACGACCGCAACGACACCCTCGCCGCCTGCGAGCAGAGCCTCAACCGGCTCGGTACCGACCGGATCGACCTGTACCTGCTGCACTGGCGGGACTCGGGGCCCCTGGACGAGACGGTCCAGGCCTTCACCTCGCTGATGACCCAGGGGCTGATCCGACACTGGGGGGTCAGCAACTTCGACCTGCCGGATCTGGTCGAACTGACCTCGATCGCCGGTGGGACGGCGATCGAGACCAACCAGGTGCCGTACAACCTGGGCCGGCGCGGGATCGAGGCGGACCTGCTTCCCCTCTGCCGGGAGGCGGGTGTGCCGGTGATGGCGTACGCACCGTTCGGGCCGGACGGGATGCTCGACCATCCGGCGCTGGCGCTGGTGGCCGCGCGCCACGGCGCCACCGCTGCACAGGTGGGACTGGCCTGGCTGTTGCGCCAGGACATGCTGTGCACGATCCCGAGGGCGAGCACCCCGGATCACGTACGCGAGAACCGGGCCGCCGCGGACCTGCTCCTCACCGACGACGACCTGCTCGAGCTGGACCTGGCCTTCCCGCCGCCGACCGGCCCCGAACCCCTCCGGATCCCCTGA